The following is a genomic window from Opitutus sp. ER46.
CATGATCCGGCTCGTCTCGATCGGCGCGCCCGACCAGGACGGCCGCCGCACCCTCAGCTACGAGCTCAACGGCATGGGCCGCGAAACGTTCGTCGTCGACCGCAGCGTCGCGCCGAAGACCAAGGCCCGCGCCAAGGCCGATCTCTCCGATTCCACCCAGGTCGCCGCCCCCATCCCCGGCCTCATCGCCCAGCTCCAGATCTCCGTCGGCTCCAAGGTCACGAAGGGCGACAAGCTTCTCATGATGGAAGCGATGAAGATGCAGAACACGGTCTACGCCCCCTGCTCCGGCGTCGTCTCCGAACTCTTCGTCGCTCTCGGCGACACCGTCGAAAGCAAGGACCTCTTGGCCCGCATCCGCCCAGCATGAAAAAAGGGAATGAGGGAGTGAGGGAGTGAGGGAATAAGGGGGCGGCACGCCCCCCCAACTCTTTCTCTTTCTCTTTCTCGTTCTCCCCATCCGTCTCACCGCCGACGTCCGGCCATCTATTCCAGCGATTAAGGGATCGAGGGCATCTAGGCTAGCGAGCCCCCGTCGTTCTCGTTCTCCCCATCGGTCTCACCGGCCTCCGGCCTTCCGTCATTCCAAACTCTGCATTCTCCATTCTGCATTCTCCATTCTCCATTAGCCGGCGCGTCACGCGCCGGCGTCAGAACGGCACGTTCATCGGATCAGCCCCTGTCCGCTGGTCGCGATCCAGTGCGTCGATCGCCGCCATCTCCTCCTCGCTGAGCACGAAGTCGAAGATGGCGGCATTCTCCGCCATCCGCTCCTGATGCTGCGTCTTCGGGATCGTCACGATTCCGCCCTGCACGTCCCAGCGCAGGATCACCTGCGCGATCGTCTTGCGGTGCCGCGCGGCAATCGCGGTCAGCGTCGGATCCTGCAGCACGGCCCCTCCGACCATGAGCGGACTCCACGCCTCCAGCTGGATCCCCTTTCCCCGACAATATTCGAGGAGCGGCCGGCTCTGCAGGTACGGGTGAAACTCGATCTGGTTCACGGCTGGTACGACCTCCGCCTCCGCCAGCAATTCCTCCAGGTGCGGCACCATGTGATTGCTCACGCCGATCGCCTTCACGCGGCCGGTCAGGAGCAGTTTCTCCACCGCCTTCCACGTCGCCACCACCTTGCCGCGAATCGGCCAGTGCACGAGATAAAGGTCCACGTAATCGAGCCCGAGCGCCCGCAGACTGGCCTCGAACGCCTCCGCCACCCGGCCCGTGCGGATATCGTCGTTCCACACCTTCGTGGTGACGAACAATTCCTCGCGCGGCACCCCGCTGGCCCGCACCGCCCGGCCTACTCCCCGCTCATTCCCGTAGATTGTCGCCGTGTCGATGCTGCGATACCCCAGGTCGATCGCGCTGCGCACCACGCGCTCCGTCGCCGCGTCGCCGCTGATCTGCCACACGCCGAGCCCGAGCCACGGAATCCCGCCGCCATGCGCGAGCGGCACCGTCGCCCGCAGGCCAAAGTTGGGTGACTTGAAGGTGGCCGTAAGTCTCCGCTGGGAAGATGGCATGCAGAAAGCCCGTTACGCCGGACCTCCCAATTCGCAAGGCGCGGAAACACTCAGCGCGGAGCACCCGCCGACGGGAAATCGAGCCTTGGCGGCCGCAAACCGGCCAAACAGGCCGCTCCGCCGCGATTTTGCCGATCGGGAATGAATACCGGAAATCCGGTAGTTTTTTTACGCGCCGTCAGGTCCGCCGGCTGTCTCACTCCAGCTGTCACTGGCAAATCTGAAGCTTGCCGGTGGCGAGTTAGGCATAGGGTATCCCAGCCGGACCACACAGGGGTGTGTGGTCCGGCTTATCTGTGAGGAAGGGAGTGAGGGAATGAGGGAATGAGGGAGTGAGTGGCGCCGGCTCCTCCTCCTCTCGTGGGATCGGTCGTTCTCGTTCTCTTTCTCTTTCTCGTTCTCTCAATGACCCGGCTCAAGGGCTCGCGGAATTGCCCCGCGCCCCAGTCCCCCAAAAAATCGTTCTCGTTCTCGTACTCGTTCTGGCCCCTCCGCGCCCTCCGTCCGCATCTTTCTCTTACTCTTCCTCTTTCTCTTCCTCTCGACGGCTCACTGGATCGAAGGTTTGGACCCGCCGCCATAACCCGGCGCCCCCCGCGTCTTCGCCCGGCCCCGCGCCTCGCACAAACAGAGCAGGAGCAAGAGTAAGAGTAAGAGTAAGAACGCGGAGAAGACATCCCCCCTCCCTCCGCTCGGCCCGCCCGCCCCGCCAGCCCACACCCAATGCCTACTCCGCCCCGTTCGCCGCAAGTGGCACCGTCCCAACAGTCCGACAACCGCACCGCCGTTGCCTGACCGTTAAATCTTGGCGCCAACTGTGCCGATACCTGTCTTTCCCGGCGCGCGGCCACTGCCGTGCACCCCAATATGCTACCACCCCCGTCGCACCCTCCCCCGGTGAGGAACAACCGCATTATTGTCATCGACGACAATCCTGCGATCCACGCGGACGTGCGTAAGATCCTCTGTCCCAAGCAAACCGAGGTCTCGTCGACCGTCGATGCGCTCGAGGCCGAGCTTCTCGGGATCAAGCCTCCTCCCGTCCCCACCGCCAGCTTCGTCATCGACGGCGCCCAACAGGGACGCGAGGGGCTCGAGATGGTCCTCTCCGCCCAGCGTCTCGGCCTCCCCTACGCCATGGCCTTCGTCGACGTGCGCATGCCCCCAGGGTGGGACGGCGTCGAAACCACCACCGAGCTTTGGAAGGTCGCACCCGATCTGCAGGTCGTCATCTGCACCGCGTATTCGGACTATTCATGGGACGAACTCCTCGCCCGTCTCGGCGGCTCCGACCGGCTCCTCATCCTGAAAAAGCCTTTCGATACCGTCGAGGTGCTGCAGCTCGCCAACGCCCTCACGGCCAAGTGGAACCTCCAGCAACAGGCCCGTGCCCACGCCGACGAACTCGAAGCCAACGTCCAGCGCCGCACCCACGAACTCCAGGTCGCCAACGCCGCCCTCCAGGAGGAAATCGCCCAGCGCCGGTTGATCGAACTCGACCTCAAGCGGGCGAAGGAAACCGCCGAGAGCGCCGACCGCGCGAAAAGCGCCTTTCTCGCCAACATGAGCCATGAGGTCCGCACGCCCATGAACGG
Proteins encoded in this region:
- a CDS encoding aldo/keto reductase, which encodes MPSSQRRLTATFKSPNFGLRATVPLAHGGGIPWLGLGVWQISGDAATERVVRSAIDLGYRSIDTATIYGNERGVGRAVRASGVPREELFVTTKVWNDDIRTGRVAEAFEASLRALGLDYVDLYLVHWPIRGKVVATWKAVEKLLLTGRVKAIGVSNHMVPHLEELLAEAEVVPAVNQIEFHPYLQSRPLLEYCRGKGIQLEAWSPLMVGGAVLQDPTLTAIAARHRKTIAQVILRWDVQGGIVTIPKTQHQERMAENAAIFDFVLSEEEMAAIDALDRDQRTGADPMNVPF